Genomic window (Chloroflexaceae bacterium):
ATGGGTATGGGTCTCCGCCGCCGGCTGCGCGCCGGACTTGAACCGATCCTGGGCGCTCTGAGATTACTCCCTCCAGGAGTGAACCTGTTTGCCGACCTTAAGGTTCGTCTTCCCCACTACCGGGCGACGCTGGTTTTCGATGTGGGCGCCTATGTGGGCGACACGGCGCGCCGGTATTTGCGCGCCTTTCCCCAGGCGCGCATCTATTGTTTTGAACCGACGCCCGAGACTTATGCCGCGCTGTGCAGGAGCCTGGGCGCAGAGCCGCGGGTGCGCTGTGTGAACCTGGCGCTGAGCTCCGCCCCTGGTACAGGGGCAATCGTATGCGAGAGCACGCCCGACTGTTTCTACCTCGACGGGGCGGGCCGGCGTCGCTTCGATCACTCCGACGCTCCCCGCGCTCCTGTGCAGGTTGAGACGGTGGATCGCTTCTGCGCCGCCGAGGGGATCACGCACATCAGTTACCTCAAGATTGACACCGAGGGGGTCGATCTCGATGTTCTGTGCGGCGCAGAGTCTATGCTTCGCGCCGGGCGGATTGATCTGGTTGAAGTGGAAGCCGGCCTGTACCCCGGTAATACCTGGCACGTCCCGCTGGAAGAGATGAAGGCTTTTTTAGAAGCACGCGGGTATTTTCTCTTCGGGCTGTACGAACAGTTTCCCGAGTGGTCAACGGGCGAACCCCATCTGCGGCGCGCCAATGCCGTCTTTATCTCGCCTGCGACCATTCGGGCCAACCGGTGGCCGGTGTAATGCCATTTTGGATTTCTGTGATTTCCACAGATGTGCATAACCTGTGGAGAACCCGAACAGGACCTTACTGCCTGCGCATGGCCGTGTAGACCTCGACGTGGCGGCGGGCTATGGCGGCCTGGGTGAAGTGGGCCAGCACACGCTCGCGCCCGCGGCGGGCCAGGTCGCTCCAAGTGGCGGGATCATCAGCGAGGCGCGCAATCGCGGCGCTAAGCGCGCCGATGTCGCCTTCGGGATAGGTCAGGCCGGCCTCGCCGATGACGTGGGGGATTTCGCCGGAACGCGACCCGATCACCGGCACGCCGCAGCTCATCGCCTCGATCAACACGCGCCCGAACTGTTCCTTCCAGGTCGGGGTGGTCCGTGAGGGGAGCGCCAGCGCGTCGAAGCTGCGCAGCACTGCCGGCGTCTCGGTGCTGCTGACCGCGGGGAGCAGTTCGATCCGCTCAGCGAGGCCCAGTTGCGCCGCGCGCCGCGCGATGAGCGGCCGTTGCGCGCCATTGCCCACCACGCGCAGGCGCACGCGCCGTGGCAGCCGGGCCAGGGCTTCTAGCAGATCGAGCACCCCTTTCTCGGGGACCAGCCGGCCCAGGTAGCCCACCACGAAGGCCGCGCCATTGCGCTGCTGCGGGATGGGGGCGAACAACTCCGGGTCCACGCCCACCTGGGGCACAATCGTCAGCGGCCCCGTGTAGCCATGACGGCGGATGATCCGCGCGGCATCCTGGTTGCAGGCCAGGGCGTGGGCCGCATGGCGAAAGTTGTAGCGTTCGAAGAGATTGAACGGCGGCGGGTAGAATCGATCAATGTTGGCATAGTTATAGAAACAGCACCGCGCGCCGAGGACCACCCCCAGACGCATCGCGTGGAACGTGGCGAGATTGAAACTCTCTTCGTCAATGTGGAAGACTTCGGGCCGCAGCCGGCGCAACGCGCGTCCCAGGGTGGGGTAGAAGTGAAGGTGGTGCCGGCCATTAAACGCGATGGGCAGCACTTCCAGCGCGTATCCAGCGGTATAGCGCCGTTCCAGCCGCTGCATGCCCACCCGCGGCTCGCGCCAGCCGGGCGGCACCAGCACCGTCAATTCGACGCCAAGCCGGGCGATCTCTTCGAGCTTGCGCTGGTACGCGCCGGCTACCAGCGCCTTCGAGAGGATAACGACCCGCATACAAAGTTAGCAGGGCAACCAGGTTGCCCCACACCGCACTTCCAGGCAACCCGTTGGGGCATTGGCGTCACGCCAGTATGTTCATATGCGTCGCGCCCAATCCGCAATCTAAAATCGGCAATCTCCAATCGCACTAGCCATACCTGGAGGCGAAGGCGTCCATAAACTGGGTCAGCGCCACGCAACTCTCCTCCTCCAGCGCGTTGTAGAGGGAAGCGCGGATGCCGCCGACCGAGCGGTGCCCGGCCAGACCCACCAGCCCTTCGGCCTGCGCCTCGCTCACGAAGCGTTTCTCCAGGGCCTCATCGGGCAGACGGAAGGTCACGTTCATCTGCGAGCGCGAGCCGGTTTCGGCGTGGCCGCGGTAGAAGCCGCCGCTGCGGTCAATGGCCGCATAGACCATTGCAGCCTTGCGGGCATTGCGCTCGGCTACGGCCGAAAGACCGCCCAGGCCCTCGATCCATTCCAGCACCAGATCGAGCAGGTACACCGCGAAGACTGGCGGGGTATTGTAGAGAGAGTTGTTCTTGGCGTGCGTCTTGTAGCTGAAGATGGCCGGCAGATCGGCGCGAGCCTGCTGCATAAACCCCTGGTTGATCGCCACCACGGTCACCCCGGCAGGACCAATATTCTTCTGCGCTCCGGCGTAGAACAGGGCCAGCCGCGAGGCATCAAAGGGGCGGGCCATGATGTCGCTGCTCATATCCGCCACCACGGGCGCGCCTTCGATGGCGGGAATCTCCGGCCACTGCACCCCCTGAATGGTCTCATTGGTGGTAATGTGCACATACGCCGGCTCTTCGGAGAGGCGGATGTCGGCAGGGGATGGCACGCGGCGATAGTTGTTTTCGGCGCTGCTAGCCGCTACCGCTGTGCGACCGACCCGGCGCGCCTCTTCGAGCGCCTTTTCGCCCCAACTGCCGCTGACGACATAATCGGCCACTTTGCCCGGCACGAGGAAATTCAGCGCCACCAGCGCGAACTGCGTGCTGGCGCCACCCTGCATGAACAGCACCCGATAGTCGTCGTTCAGCCCAAGCAGGGCCTTGAAGCGACTTTCGGCGCGCGTATTAATTGCTTCATACTCTTTCGAGCGATGGCTCATCTCAAGGATGGACATCCCTCGCCCCTGGTAGTCGAGAAGTTCGGCCTGGGCGCGCTCCAGTACGGCTCGCGGCAACACTGCCGGACCGGGGTTGAAATTGTGAATGGCCATGGGCTTGCTCCTGATGGGCAAGTTTAGCGGGCTTACCGCGCCAGTTCCTTCGGGCGCGGCGTCCACGAGCACCTCTGCTGCACAGTATACTCGATACCGCAGAGTTTGTGGCGCATTTGGGCAGGGGAGGGTGTGACAAAAAGTCTTGCGCGCTCCCCTTCGCCTGGCGGCTGATGAGGATTAAGAAATGGATCCGGTATCCTGGCGCTATCGCGTCGCGCGTGCTCTAAGCTGCGGGCTAAAGCCCTCGCTCATGACGTGGAAGCCCCGGAGGGTCTTTTATGACCTCAGCCGGGGCTGCAGCCCGCAGCGCCCAGGAATACCGGACTATTTTCTTAATCTTCATTAGCCCGCAGCGTTCGGTGATACCGGAATATTTTCTTAACGTTCATCAGCCTCCCGGCGGGCCGGTGTACCGCGGCACGTGCAGAACTTTTCGTCACACTCGGCAGGAGAATAACCCGGCGGTTCCAAACCGGGAGGGGGATGGGACGACACGTGACCCCATCCCCCTCAGCACGAGCGAAGGTCCTCCGCCGGGCGTCCCTCACCGCCGCAGGACCGGCAGCCAGACCAGGTTCGCATTGACGGTCGTGATCGGCCCGTATTCATTGGTCTGGCCGCCCCGTTCGACTTCGACCAGCCAGTAGGTGTACACGCCGCCAGTCGTCGCGCCGGTATCGAGGAAGCTGTAGCGTGCCCCGCTGCTGCCGCCCCGCGCCGCGATCAGGCCTGGCGTCACGCGGCTGGCCGTGACGCGCGTGCCGTCACTGCTGCGGTACAGGTAGAAGCCCGACGTGTTGAACTCCACCCCTGTCTCCCACTCTACCAGCACGCCCGACGGCGTCTTGGTCGCCGTGAAGCGTCTGAGCGTCACCGCCGTCAGCAAGCTGAGGCGGCGCACGTCTTCGTCATCCTCAACCCGTACCGGAACCGGACGGTTGCCGGGGGTGCTGTCAATGTCGAACTCGTTGGCCCGCGACACCTGGGCGAAGTTGGTGATCTCGCGGTTGTCGCCAGATAGCACCCTGGTTGTGATCAGCAGGAAGGCCGCGCCATTCGGCGGCAGCGTTCCCACGATCCAGCGTCCGCTGCGCGGGTCGTAGGCGCCCTGTGACGGCGCGGCGCTTACGAAGGCGAGTTCCGGCGGCAGCAGATTCTCGACTTCAACCCCGGTGGCCGTATCCGGCCCCCGGTTCACCAGGTTGATCCGCAGCAGGGCGCCGTTGTTGAGCCTTCCGATCGCCTGCACCGGCGCCTGGTCCAGTTCCAGGTCAATCACCCCGCTGGGCAACGACACGCTGGCGAAGTCGTCTTCATTGGGATTGCCGTTGTTTGGCGTGCTGTCGGGATCGGGCAGATCCGAGGCGATCACTTCGACTGTGTTTACAAATGGCGGGCTTCCAGACACGCGAATCACTATCGCGAGCGTGGCGCTCTGACCCACGCCCAGGGCGCCCACATCCCACACCCCGGCGGCGTAGGTCCCCTGGCTGGGGGTGGCCGCGATGAGGGTGGCGCCGGGGGGCAGGTTCTCACCAACGCGGACGCCGGTGGCGATATCGGGGCCGGCATTGTGCACCCCGATCACGTAGCCGACTTCACCCGCGGCGTTCGGACGCGGCTGCACAGCGCGCTTGCTCACCGACAGGTCCGCCAGGGGCGACTGCACGGTCACGCTGGAGCTGTCGTCCTCGCCAGGCTGACCGTTATCCGGCACGCTGTCGGGATCGGGTTGATCGGAGTTGGTGATTTCGGCGAGGTTGGTCAGTGGCCCGGCTCGATCAACACGCGCCGTAATCACCAGGGTCGCTGGCGTACCGATCTCGACGCGCCCGACCTCCCAGATGCCAGTAGCCGGCGTGTAACTGCCCTGGCTGGTCGTGTGGCGGAGATAGGTCAACCCCTCGGGCAG
Coding sequences:
- a CDS encoding FkbM family methyltransferase, which gives rise to MGLRRRLRAGLEPILGALRLLPPGVNLFADLKVRLPHYRATLVFDVGAYVGDTARRYLRAFPQARIYCFEPTPETYAALCRSLGAEPRVRCVNLALSSAPGTGAIVCESTPDCFYLDGAGRRRFDHSDAPRAPVQVETVDRFCAAEGITHISYLKIDTEGVDLDVLCGAESMLRAGRIDLVEVEAGLYPGNTWHVPLEEMKAFLEARGYFLFGLYEQFPEWSTGEPHLRRANAVFISPATIRANRWPV
- a CDS encoding glycosyltransferase family 4 protein, producing MRVVILSKALVAGAYQRKLEEIARLGVELTVLVPPGWREPRVGMQRLERRYTAGYALEVLPIAFNGRHHLHFYPTLGRALRRLRPEVFHIDEESFNLATFHAMRLGVVLGARCCFYNYANIDRFYPPPFNLFERYNFRHAAHALACNQDAARIIRRHGYTGPLTIVPQVGVDPELFAPIPQQRNGAAFVVGYLGRLVPEKGVLDLLEALARLPRRVRLRVVGNGAQRPLIARRAAQLGLAERIELLPAVSSTETPAVLRSFDALALPSRTTPTWKEQFGRVLIEAMSCGVPVIGSRSGEIPHVIGEAGLTYPEGDIGALSAAIARLADDPATWSDLARRGRERVLAHFTQAAIARRHVEVYTAMRRQ
- the serC gene encoding 3-phosphoserine/phosphohydroxythreonine transaminase; the encoded protein is MAIHNFNPGPAVLPRAVLERAQAELLDYQGRGMSILEMSHRSKEYEAINTRAESRFKALLGLNDDYRVLFMQGGASTQFALVALNFLVPGKVADYVVSGSWGEKALEEARRVGRTAVAASSAENNYRRVPSPADIRLSEEPAYVHITTNETIQGVQWPEIPAIEGAPVVADMSSDIMARPFDASRLALFYAGAQKNIGPAGVTVVAINQGFMQQARADLPAIFSYKTHAKNNSLYNTPPVFAVYLLDLVLEWIEGLGGLSAVAERNARKAAMVYAAIDRSGGFYRGHAETGSRSQMNVTFRLPDEALEKRFVSEAQAEGLVGLAGHRSVGGIRASLYNALEEESCVALTQFMDAFASRYG